The DNA segment CGGTGAGGGGCCGAAAGCTATTGCTGATTGGTTATAAACGCGGTCCATTGAATTATAGTCTGTGCGAGTATTCCATGATACTTGGAGCAACTCGTTTTCTTGAGCTGCAATACTTGATATCGAAATGAAGGATAGAGAGAGCAGCACCGCTAGTGTGAATAACGCTATTTTCCCCCGCATTTTTCTCCCCATTATGTATTGATACTATAAAAAATTATAATTAATATTATAGAGCGCTGATATATAAATTTTTCATATGAACTGCCGACTACTAAAGGTGAGAGAGTTGGGTTCACAATTTTCTAAAACAGTCCAGGAATTTTTAAATAACCGAGACTCGCGGACGATTAAATGATGAGTCTAATCGTCTGTTTTGAAGGATAAGTTATGTGAACATACCTAAAATATGGGGGAGGGTTCTATTTTTTAAACGGTTTAATTCGGTATCAAGTTTTCTTTGAAGCATCCTCTGCTTGTATGATAAATCTTCCAAGTTTCTAGGTGAGAGGATGATAGGCCCTTGCAGGATATAATCTTCTTGTAAACGGTCGAATGGTAACGGCGGGTTTGCCATCATTATTTTAGCTGTTTTCAAAGCTCTTAGCTGTGGATCCTCTATTTCAAGTATTTCAATAAGCGCCCTTTCAGATATCGGTCTTAAACCGAAGCTTAGATAGCTTGGATTCTCTAAGATATTGTTGTCTTTAGTTCGGCCGCCGATGCCTATTGTCTGGTAAGGGTTAACAACAAATTCTTTAATCATCCAAAAATTTTGGTCATGTCTAAAAATCCAGTTTATATTATGCTGTGGGTCTTTCATAACCCAGGCTTTCCAGCCTTCAGGGTCCTTATTATATTTTTTAGCTATTTCTTTTTTAACGCTTTCAGCTGTCCTCATTTCGCAATACCACTATTATTACGCTTATTCAGCTTTAGATACTATATTTTATAAAACATTATAATAACTTTAACAATCCCATTTAAGCTATTTAAAAAATATGATAGCCCATATTTAACTATAACGAATTTAAGGGAGGGTGGGCCCCCAGTTAGGGCGGGAGTATTTTAAGAACCGGGGGCCTTTAGAAAAGTATCGGCTGAGTATATTTATATGCTAAACAAATATAAATATTTTTCGTAGTAATGCAACATAAATTTAAGCACTAAACAATTTTACAGCACAACCACGATGAGAGCAACTACATTGATGTAGTAGCAGGCTAACCCGATCATGGCCGCGTAGGATCTTGCTACTTTTTTAGCGTATTGGATGCCGCGTGTGAAGGCTGCTAAGAACCATATGTGGGTTCCTATTAAGCCGATCATTGCAGCCGGGTTTTGCAGTGGGTCTGGTATAGGTATAAGCTGATTAAGTAGCGTGTATATGGATAGGAATATTAGGTATGGTATCATTGACAGGGTAATATTCACTGAAAGGGCTTTCAGGTTTTCTGAGGCGTGCAGGCCTAGGCGGCAGATTACTTCAGTTACCAGGATCAAGCTGATCCAGGTTGCGAAGACTAGGCCTACTTTTATTAACGGTTCCAGTACGGATATGTTTGAGTAGAATAGGCCGAAGTTTGATAGGCCGCTTGCGACTGTCAGGTAGGATAAGGCTGCTAGGATTATTATGACTTCGGGTAAAAGGCGCAGCGGATTCTCAGCCGCATACCTGTATAGCGGGCCCAGACTTATCAGGTCGGATAGTCTGCTTCCGCCGGCCTTGCTTTT comes from the Candidatus Odinarchaeum yellowstonii genome and includes:
- a CDS encoding winged helix-turn-helix domain-containing protein, which produces MRDDYNSREDEKIYKILSHKVRRKIIQLIGDSGTSTYTEIAREVDLEPGTLYHHIDYLKEYVEQDQQKRYRLTPLGQAAYRLIHDGKLMVHSSSKSKAGGSRLSDLISLGPLYRYAAENPLRLLPEVIIILAALSYLTVASGLSNFGLFYSNISVLEPLIKVGLVFATWISLILVTEVICRLGLHASENLKALSVNITLSMIPYLIFLSIYTLLNQLIPIPDPLQNPAAMIGLIGTHIWFLAAFTRGIQYAKKVARSYAAMIGLACYYINVVALIVVVL